A single Parachlamydiales bacterium DNA region contains:
- the cyoD gene encoding cytochrome o ubiquinol oxidase subunit IV: MRHPPETIDLNKIGPHGTLKDYIFGFVLSLLLTLTAFYLASEHVFEGWNLVLAIIGLAVVQFIVQMIFFFHIGKEASPQWNLYSFLFMLLIMFILVIGTFWIMYHLNYNMDENMKMPTQEGK; encoded by the coding sequence GTGAGACATCCCCCAGAAACTATTGACCTCAATAAAATTGGACCCCACGGTACATTAAAAGACTATATCTTCGGATTTGTCCTATCCCTACTATTGACATTGACCGCATTTTATCTTGCTTCAGAGCATGTTTTTGAAGGCTGGAACCTTGTCCTTGCGATCATAGGGTTAGCTGTCGTTCAATTCATTGTTCAGATGATCTTTTTCTTCCATATCGGAAAAGAAGCCTCTCCGCAATGGAACCTATATTCTTTCCTCTTCATGCTTCTAATCATGTTCATACTTGTCATCGGCACGTTCTGGATCATGTATCACTTAAACTACAACATGGATGAAAATATGAAAATGCCGACCCAAGAAGGAAAGTAG
- the cyoE gene encoding heme o synthase, which produces MLKTYYMLTKPGIILGNIVTTAGGFALASKGHLDYLLFMYTLIGLGLVIASAGVFNNYIDRAMDAKMARTKNRPLATGAIPNLNALIFGAILGIIGIFVLGYYTNVLTVLVTLTGFIVYLVLYAILKYRSFYGTIVGSIAGAVPPVVGYAAASNTLDLGALILFTIMLLWQMPHFFAISIYRLKDYSAAQIPVLPLVKGMYATKVQMLIYIIAFIVSAVSLSLAGYTGYVYGIFASLLGLSWMGLCITGFDNKDNQNTRWAYNMFVYSLVVIMGLFITMPFDTYS; this is translated from the coding sequence ATGCTTAAAACTTATTATATGCTGACAAAACCGGGCATCATCCTTGGCAATATTGTGACGACTGCAGGTGGATTTGCTCTAGCCTCCAAAGGTCATTTAGACTATCTATTGTTTATGTATACCCTTATCGGACTGGGCCTGGTCATAGCCTCTGCCGGGGTTTTCAATAACTACATAGACCGGGCCATGGATGCAAAGATGGCCCGCACAAAAAATCGCCCTTTAGCAACAGGAGCCATCCCCAATCTAAATGCCCTTATCTTCGGTGCTATATTAGGGATTATCGGTATCTTTGTATTAGGTTACTATACCAATGTGTTAACTGTTTTAGTCACGCTTACCGGCTTTATAGTGTACTTGGTGTTGTATGCCATTTTGAAATACCGTTCTTTCTACGGAACTATTGTCGGCAGTATTGCCGGTGCAGTCCCCCCTGTCGTTGGCTATGCAGCAGCAAGCAATACACTGGATTTAGGTGCCTTAATTTTGTTTACGATCATGTTGCTATGGCAAATGCCCCACTTTTTTGCGATATCTATTTATCGATTAAAAGATTACTCCGCAGCCCAAATTCCTGTTTTACCCCTAGTGAAAGGAATGTATGCGACCAAAGTGCAGATGCTCATCTATATCATAGCATTTATCGTTTCTGCCGTTTCCCTATCTCTTGCAGGATATACCGGGTATGTTTACGGAATTTTTGCATCGTTGCTAGGATTAAGTTGGATGGGTCTATGTATTACAGGATTTGATAATAAGGATAACCAAAATACCCGCTGGGCATACAATATGTTTGTCTATTCCTTAGTGGTGATTATGGGACTATTTATTACTATGCCTTTTGATACGTATAGTTAA